The nucleotide sequence CTTGTGAAAATCCTTGTACAACCAAAAAGTGATTTATATCCCACAATTTTACCATGTTCATTCTTCTTTAGCAAAAAAACCCATATATATCCTACGTACTGATTTTATACTTTGAGGTATTCGAACTACTAGTCCAGATACTTTTTGCAAGAGATTTTAACTCTAAGTCTATTGCTTTATTCCATTTTAGCCAATCATTCTTTGTGTACACTGTGCAATAGATTTTGGTTCATGACCCTCATCCATAATATCAACTGCTACATTGCATGAATAATATCGTCAACGTCGATTTGCTTTCGGTTCCACTTtattccagacatgatataactAATTGAGATATATTCTTTTTCAAGTCCTGaatttctttatatatcatGTCCAAGGTCTGTTCTGGAGATCCTTCCTTTGAATTATTAACTCGGTTTGACTATTGCTCATTTatgttcattttcttttttgaggatttttatttttggaaccaataggtctaccacaCTTCAGTCGTGTCCTAGACTCATTAGTAGTTTGATTTTTCCTTCTTGGGCATTTATTCTAACGAAAGAATTTATAGCTGGTATATGTGAACTGGTCACTCCTTTTCGGTCAGTAAATATGTCTGGCAACTGGTTTAGTAAACTCTGTAAATGAATTATATTTTGGCTTTTACGTCACATTCTTTAGCCTGGAGAGATCAATATAAGATAATGATAATTCATTCCTTTTCTTTAGATgtttattgtctccccctaATATTGGAAAGACATATTCATTAAAATGACAGTCGGTAGATCGAGCCTTAAATAAATCTCTCGCGGATAGctctaaatatttaattatcgaTGGTGAATAATATCCAACATAGCATGCCCCTATCTTAGATCGTTGTGGTTGAACAATTGGGATGTATACAGTACacatgaatattttaaaatgggaAATATTTGGTTCCTCACCCATAATCAGTTGTAATGGGGAGAACTAATGATTAATCGATGGCCTTATGCGAACTAATGCTGCTGCATGTAAGATAGCATGCCCTCATCCAAAGATTggaatttttgattttataagtATTGGTCTATCAATCAACTAGAGATGCTTGATTAATGATTCAGCTAAACCATTTTGTGTGTAAATATGTGCAACATGATGTTCAACATTATCCCAATTTACATGGAATGAACATTAAAAGCTCTGAACATAAACTCACCAGTATTattaaggtgattttttttcaaaggaAAATATAGAAAGTATGCTCTTAACTTAATCAGTTGAGAAAACAGCCTCGCGAGGCTAAATTGTGGATCGATAACAAAAATACACGTGATCATCTAGTAGATGCATCAACTAAAACCATATAATATCGCAAGGTTCTACAAGGTGAGTAAATCAGTCCACATAAATCTCATTGGATCTGTTCCAGTAAGTTATTCATTTCATAGTTTATCTTTGATGGTGAGGGATGTATGATTAATTTTTCCTTGCGAACAAGCAACACATGAAAAATTATTAGGAAGGATTTTCTTATTCTTCAATGAATATCCATAATAATTAGTGATTATCTTTCGCATCATTACTGAACCGGTTATCCCGGTCATGCcaaatattgatattttcagTAATTTTTTGGCTTATGCATTTGACTCATTTGTACTAATCTTAGTATAGTACTATCCAATGAAGAATGCCAGTTTTCTACGATATTTTTAGAGCCATGAGTAATATTTGTAATTGGAAGGTATTCAACATTTTTCATTCACTTATATTCAATTTGACACTCATTTTGAcgaataaaaaatgtttttttttgtcgactaaaaaaaagatttagaatGATGTTCTTATGAACGGGAGTAGTGAAAcatgttctactctttttcttaaatatagttttttcaCTGGATTTTCCTAATACGATTTTAATGATGCATCATTTTAAACTTATTGGTTCCTTCAAGAAAACTTATCTTTGCGGTATCCGTTACAATGAGCATACTagctttttttctttatcaaatgagaatatatttcttatttttagataaataagCAAAGCATTAAATGATGCCAAAAAAAGGCAAAGCATTAAATAAAGGTGATGATTGGTTCGACTGTGACTGTAGAATTTTAGTTGTATAAGTTTAGCTGTAAATAAATTGGTTGTAGCTCTAAAGTTGTTACTGTAGATTATTTTTGCAGAAACTTTTGatgtagttaaatttgttgtagctATAATCTATATGCtgcagatattttaaaataaaacatgtgaaatatgtgatgtatatataaaataattattattttatcacttaaaataatttatattaatatttttaaaaattatcaaagtttattgttatttaaaatgcgatatgtaaataatatttatattatttaaaatatttcaataatttaaaagcaccaaaaattagagtaaaatatttatagatgtttttcttattatgattatcttatttattttatattatagatttttttatcctACAGTTTCTACAGCCTATAAATGAAAGATGTAagttttttaactaaaatacataaaaaaaatgtttgttttttttgctgtagctttaaaaataaaagtaaagcaTGATTGATAAAAATTAACAGAAATTTGATGTAGGCTTTAACTTTGAAAAGTAAAACTAAACCATGATTGGTAAAGTTTAACGACGGCTTCTTACCGGAAGCTCTACGCAGCATAAACAAAAAGTTTTCAGACAAATCTTCGAAACTAGCAGCAGGAGATCTTCTTTTTGATGGCGCATCAGGACAACTTCCATCATCGGTATGTTTGTGTCTCTTTCTCCCAAATCAATCGTCTCCTTCAATAGAGTGTATCAACAACCATGTTGACTGGAATCACATGGACTTTCTAATTGCATTTTGATTTAGGTGTAATGATTCAGACGAACAAGATCCTACGACAATGACCATTGAGTTTCTCCGTGCACGTTTACTTGCTGAAAGAGCTGTTTCCAAGAGCGCCAGAGCTAAGCTTGATGGCCTCTCTGATAAAGTTCGTATCTTTTTCTGTTTGAATTTGTTGTTAACTTGTTCGTGAACTGTTTTTTTATGCCTGAATCTTTAGGTAGCAGAGCtggaagaacagctcaagattGCGTCTTTACAGAGAAAAAAGGCCGAACAGGCTACTGCTGATGTCCTTGCTATCCTCGAAGAACACGGGTTTCAAGATGATTCAAGCTCTGATCAAGAAAGCTACTCTCAGACTACTAACTCAGGTAAGCGTTCCCATCATCTCAGGTGTTGAATTGAGTTCCTCAgcatttgtttcttcttttctagTGTCTGCTAAAAGTCTATCCTGGAAAGGACGCAGGAGAGAAGCTGGTTCTTCCGACAAGAACAAGGAGTCACGTAACAGGAGACAGAGAGGCTTCGTGTCTGCTTACTTTTCCTCGCCAAGACACCACCGGAAAGGAAGATCTTGTCGCCAAATAAAACGCAGCGAGTCAAGGTCTGTTCATTATCTTCCGCTGCTCAgttgcatatatatatgaatggaTTGTGCCAATGTCATGTGCTTACAAATTATTTACAATCTCTTTCCAGAACTGTATCTGAAGATCATAAGAGAGATGGAGATACAGTTGTTGATCTTCAAGGAAAAGAAGTGCTTCCTCAAACGAGTGAAGAAGCATCCACAACTGTGGTTGATGTTGTTACTGTTATCAAGGGAGAAGAAAGCTTGCAGAAGTTGTCATGTTCAAATGTTTTAGAGAAGGGAAACAGTATTGACATCAAGTTGGAGAAAGCTCTAAGAAAACGCGCACAAGTTGTTGGAGCTTACGAAGATATGGAAGAGACTCAGAAGCAATGGGAGAATAAATCATCTTCTCTGGTATGCCCCCTATGTCTCAAGCACATGATTTAAATTTGTGATGATGGTATGTTTAGATGCctatatgttttgatttcttCAATCTTGCAGGATGTATGTGACGTAGGAAGCCATTCAGATGTGACGGATGAAAGTAATGGAGAAAAAGCTCAAGGTTCCACACTAGTCCTACCCTCACTCTGTGATACAAAGCCTATGGCCAATGAGGTTGACCTTGAAACTTCTTCACATGGTTCACTTGATAATTCAGTAACATCACCTGATAAGTGCTGCAAAAGTTGCGGTTCCAAACCTGTGGAACTAGGTGCTTCTCTATCTAGAAACAACGGGAAACATATATCTGAGAGTCCTCAAAGTGAGTCTTCCCATCCACAGAGCTGTAAAGGTATCTCTGAGCAATCTTCATCAACGATTCGGTCAAACTCTAGAGGTGGTTCCTTTTGTAGTAATGCTACTACCATCCAGAAGATAGATTATCCCTTAGTTCCAGCGGCAAAAGAAAAGTCTGATACCTGTGATACTGTCCTCACTGCGCTAAAGCAAGCTAAGCTGTCTCTGCAAGAGAAAGTCAATAGCTTACATATCAGAAAACCTGAGTATCTTTCTGAGAGCTCTTATCCTTCAACCCCAGGTTCATATATGAACACACTACCTATAGAGCCAGCATTTGGAACCAGACCAACTCTCCCTGCTTCCAACGTCGGGTCCATGCTAGAGTTTCCTGTTGGCTGTGCTGGACTTTTCAGAGTACCCACTGATTTTTCACCTGATGCGTCAACGAGGAACAGCTTTTTAGCCTTGAGTTCTCAGAAAGCTCTTGTTAACCATATACCTGAGAGAGACCTTCCTTTGTTACCTGAAGATCAGCTTTTCACCAAAACTTTACTAGACAAAGAGCGGCCTTTGACCACCCCATACATTGGTGGACCAAAACTATGGACAGGCTTCAGGGAAGATGGTGAACCGGTTGTGGATACTCAAGAAGCCAGACTTTATAAAGGCGCACCAAGGGTCTCAGAGGGTGTCAGACCATCTGGTTTTGAAGGTAAACAACTATCCTCAACTAGCTTCAGCTTAGATAGACAGGTAAGTACATATAATCCCCTGTCAATGTCACCTAGTCCAAGTTTGTATCCTGATCCAGTTCTGCGTAGTAGAGAAATGTATTCGACTCCTTATTACACGCGTGCGGTTGGGCTGCCTCCTACTGGTGGTTCAACTGACGGCTTATTTAGGCGAGAGTATGATTGATTCTGTTGGAGTGTGTGTTGTTGTGTACCATGTTTGTAGACTGTATGTACCGGCCTTGTATGAATTTGGACAGACACTACTGTAAAGAAGAGGCAAAAAGTGATGTATGCGGTGATTCATAGCTTTTGTAATTATAGGTCAGCAGTACGGTGGGGTATTAAATCAAGGTTTCTTGATTATGTTGTATCTTCATTTGATTGAttagtgagtttttttttacaagggAATAAGGGAAAACCTTCTGTTGAAAAACTAATAGTCATTAGATGAAACTCAAAGACTCTTGAGTAGTAGATACTAGGCATGGGCATTGGGTTCTAATCGGGTTTTGGTTTTGTCCAATCGTGTcggttttaaaatatctaatttatatctattttgtaaccaaaacatatgtaaaatcgattcaaaaataagaaagaaacatcaaacgtgatgattcaaaatcaaacgaaaggtaaacatagttattgatagaaagaaaactaaataaaagaaATCATAAAATGAAAACCAAGTTCTGAAAACTTCAAGCTTTAACCGCCAACTTCAACGATCAACCTAATGTAATAGATAATTACTTTAAGATGTTCAATAatttcttagtgtattttggatacatattaagaattaagatcTTGATTGGTACAAGCTATTTTGGGGGAGGGGGAAGTTTGAAtctttcgggttctatcgggtacCCATTTAGGTTCCGGTTcagttcggataatacccataacccaaaataccaaaaaacaagATCCAATCGGTATTTACTTCGGGTTCGGAATTT is from Brassica napus cultivar Da-Ae chromosome A4, Da-Ae, whole genome shotgun sequence and encodes:
- the LOC106445679 gene encoding uncharacterized protein LOC106445679 isoform X1, whose translation is MAHQDNFHHRCNDSDEQDPTTMTIEFLRARLLAERAVSKSARAKLDGLSDKVAELEEQLKIASLQRKKAEQATADVLAILEEHGFQDDSSSDQESYSQTTNSVSAKSLSWKGRRREAGSSDKNKESRNRRQRGFVSAYFSSPRHHRKGRSCRQIKRSESRTVSEDHKRDGDTVVDLQGKEVLPQTSEEASTTVVDVVTVIKGEESLQKLSCSNVLEKGNSIDIKLEKALRKRAQVVGAYEDMEETQKQWENKSSSLDVCDVGSHSDVTDESNGEKAQGSTLVLPSLCDTKPMANEVDLETSSHGSLDNSVTSPDKCCKSCGSKPVELGASLSRNNGKHISESPQSESSHPQSCKGISEQSSSTIRSNSRGGSFCSNATTIQKIDYPLVPAAKEKSDTCDTVLTALKQAKLSLQEKVNSLHIRKPEYLSESSYPSTPGSYMNTLPIEPAFGTRPTLPASNVGSMLEFPVGCAGLFRVPTDFSPDASTRNSFLALSSQKALVNHIPERDLPLLPEDQLFTKTLLDKERPLTTPYIGGPKLWTGFREDGEPVVDTQEARLYKGAPRVSEGVRPSGFEGKQLSSTSFSLDRQVSTYNPLSMSPSPSLYPDPVLRSREMYSTPYYTRAVGLPPTGGSTDGLFRREYD
- the LOC106445679 gene encoding uncharacterized protein LOC106445679 isoform X2 encodes the protein MAHQDNFHHRCNDSDEQDPTTMTIEFLRARLLAERAVSKSARAKLDGLSDKVAELEEQLKIASLQRKKAEQATADVLAILEEHGFQDDSSSDQESYSQTTNSGRRREAGSSDKNKESRNRRQRGFVSAYFSSPRHHRKGRSCRQIKRSESRTVSEDHKRDGDTVVDLQGKEVLPQTSEEASTTVVDVVTVIKGEESLQKLSCSNVLEKGNSIDIKLEKALRKRAQVVGAYEDMEETQKQWENKSSSLDVCDVGSHSDVTDESNGEKAQGSTLVLPSLCDTKPMANEVDLETSSHGSLDNSVTSPDKCCKSCGSKPVELGASLSRNNGKHISESPQSESSHPQSCKGISEQSSSTIRSNSRGGSFCSNATTIQKIDYPLVPAAKEKSDTCDTVLTALKQAKLSLQEKVNSLHIRKPEYLSESSYPSTPGSYMNTLPIEPAFGTRPTLPASNVGSMLEFPVGCAGLFRVPTDFSPDASTRNSFLALSSQKALVNHIPERDLPLLPEDQLFTKTLLDKERPLTTPYIGGPKLWTGFREDGEPVVDTQEARLYKGAPRVSEGVRPSGFEGKQLSSTSFSLDRQVSTYNPLSMSPSPSLYPDPVLRSREMYSTPYYTRAVGLPPTGGSTDGLFRREYD
- the LOC106445679 gene encoding uncharacterized protein LOC106445679 isoform X3; its protein translation is MTIEFLRARLLAERAVSKSARAKLDGLSDKVAELEEQLKIASLQRKKAEQATADVLAILEEHGFQDDSSSDQESYSQTTNSVSAKSLSWKGRRREAGSSDKNKESRNRRQRGFVSAYFSSPRHHRKGRSCRQIKRSESRTVSEDHKRDGDTVVDLQGKEVLPQTSEEASTTVVDVVTVIKGEESLQKLSCSNVLEKGNSIDIKLEKALRKRAQVVGAYEDMEETQKQWENKSSSLDVCDVGSHSDVTDESNGEKAQGSTLVLPSLCDTKPMANEVDLETSSHGSLDNSVTSPDKCCKSCGSKPVELGASLSRNNGKHISESPQSESSHPQSCKGISEQSSSTIRSNSRGGSFCSNATTIQKIDYPLVPAAKEKSDTCDTVLTALKQAKLSLQEKVNSLHIRKPEYLSESSYPSTPGSYMNTLPIEPAFGTRPTLPASNVGSMLEFPVGCAGLFRVPTDFSPDASTRNSFLALSSQKALVNHIPERDLPLLPEDQLFTKTLLDKERPLTTPYIGGPKLWTGFREDGEPVVDTQEARLYKGAPRVSEGVRPSGFEGKQLSSTSFSLDRQVSTYNPLSMSPSPSLYPDPVLRSREMYSTPYYTRAVGLPPTGGSTDGLFRREYD